The following nucleotide sequence is from Chloracidobacterium validum.
GGATGCCCAAGGCTGGACACTGGAGGATATGGGGAGCACCAACGGCGTGTATGTCAACGGTCAACGCATCACACGCTGCCGGCTGCGCGCTAATGACATTGTCCAAATCGGCCCTGTCCTGTTCCGGCTTGAACCAGATGGCATAGCCGTCTTTGATACGCGCAGTCGCGCGCGGATTGATGTCGTCAACTTGACAAAGGAAGTCCGGGATCGCCACGGGGCTGGAACCATACGGTTGCTCGACCAAATCTGTCTTTCCATTCCAGCCAATGAATTTGTGGGGCTGTTGGGTCCGTCAGGCGCTGGCAAATCCACGCTCATGGATGCGCTCAACGGTATGCGTCCGGCCGATCAAGGGTTGGTGCTCATCAATGGCCTGAGTCTTTACGACAACATCAACTGCTTCAAGCAATCCATCGGTTACGTTCCGCAGGACGACATCATTCACCGTGAACTCACCGTTGAACGAACGCTCTACTACGTTGCCAAGATGCGGCTTTCATCCGACACCAGCGATGAGGAAATCGAGCGGATCATTGCCGAAGTGCTGGATGTGACCGGGTTGACGACGCGCCGAGCCGTTCCGGTTGGACAGCTTTCTGGCGGTCAGCGCAAGCGCGTTTCGATTGCCGTCGAACTGGTGACGAAGCCTGGCATCATCTTTCTCGATGAGCCGACCTCCGGCCTTGACCCTGGCACGGAAGAAAAGGTCATGCATCTGTTTCGTCGCATCGCCCTGGGTGGACACTCGGTCATCTTGACGACCCACGCCATGGAAAACGTCAAGTTATTCGACAAGATCGTGGTGCTGATGCGGGGGCGGCTGGTGTGGTTTGGCCCGCCGGCGGAGGCCCTGACGTACTTCAACATTCCCAGCATCAAGGAACTCTTCGACACGCTTGGCGATCCGAATCGAGATGACCTCGCCATCGAATGGCAGCGCAAGTTTGCTGCCTCGGCGGCTTATCAAAAATACGTCGTCAAATCGCTTTCTGAACTTTCACAGAAGCCGCCGGTTGCTGCCCGTCCGGCGGTCAATGATCTGACGTTCTTTCAAAGCTTGCGGCAGATGGCCGTGCTTTCCGGGCGGTATGGTCGTGTGCTTCTGGCAGATCGCCTCAACTTGGCCATTCTCTTTGGGCAGGCCCCGATCATCGCGCTCTTGACCGCGCTGGCGGTCGGTAGCGACTGGACGCGAGACTTTCCCTACTTTGTTTTGTCCCTATCGGCAATCTGGTTTGGCTGCTCGAATGCGGCGCGTGAAATCATCAAGGAAGCTAGCGTTTACAAGCGTGAGCGGATGGTCAATCTGGGTATCTTTCCCTACGTTGGCTCGAAGTTACTCATGCTCACCGTAATCGGCTTGGTGCAGATTGCGTTGCTATACGGAATGACCGCCGTTCTGGAATCCGTTCCCGGTCCACCTTGGCTTCTGTTCCTCTACCTGCTCCTGTCCCACTTGGTGGGCATTGCGATGGGATTGTCCATCTCGGCTCTGGTGCGAACTTCCGAAATGGCGACGAGTCTTGTCCCGCTGGTGCTGATTCCGCAGATTCTCTTTGGTGGGTTGCTCCTGCCCAACGAAGGTGTGGCAAAAGCCGTCAGCGTCGTGATGCCGGCGATGTGGTCCTATGATGCGCTCAAGCGAGTTGGTGTTGAGCAGGCTCAGCTTGGCGTCCTGCGCGGGCCAGATGGTGAAGATGATCCGAATGGTGAAATTGGTCGCATCAAAGAGGAAAACCGCCGGTCGGCTGACCGGTTCAAGTCTGATCTCGAAGCCTATCGCCGCCGTCAGCAGGAGCGGCTAGATGCGTATAAAACCGACCTGGAGGACTTTCTGCGGGTGGGTGGGGCACGTCCAACCATGCCGGTGCTCGAAAAAGAGCCAGTCGCGCCAGACATCACCTATCCGCCGGTTGACAAAGCGCGCTTTGTTGGATTCCTCAATGATTTTGGGAGTTTGGCCTTTGATTTTGCCGTGCTGGTCGGCATGTTTGTTTTGCTGATGGCCTTGACGATGACGGCACTGCGTTTCAAGGATGTACTGTGACTAACCACGAACCGCTGGCGGCAGGCGGCGCAATTCCGACGAGCGAAACGGTCGGCTTACTGCGTCATCCGCTGATGTGGATACTGATTGCCTATGCCGCGCTAGGGTTGAGCCTGCTTTCAGTCTATCAGTTTCAAATCAACCCGGATGGCATTGCGTATCTTGACATTGCTGAGAAATACGCTCGCGGAGATTTCTGGGGAGCCATCAATGCCTACTGGAGTCCGTTACTTTCCTGGTTGGTCGTTCCTTGGCGATGGGTGGGGGTTCCGCCACAGATTGCCGTCAAGCTGGTTCTGCTGGGAAGTGGTGGCTTGGCCCTGTGCGGTATATGGCGACTGTTAGATGACGCGCCTTTGGTAACGCGCGTCATGGCAACGGCTGGCGCTATGCCACTGACGGCTTACCACGCCCTGAGCGTCATTACGCCTGATTTACTCGTGGCGGCTGTGCTGCTCTGGTATCTCGCATGGCTGGTGGATGAATGGACTGACGGCTGGAAGTTGGTTTGGGGCGGCTGTTTGGGGGTGTTGTCCTATGTCGCCAAGGCTTTTGCCTTTCCCTTTTTCGTGGCGCACCTCCTGTGCGGGTGGCGGTTAGCCTTCGCTCGCGCTACGCCGGGCTATGAGCGGTTTAGATCACTCGCCATAACGCTTGGCACATTTGGTGTGTTGAGCAGTGCGTGGATAGTCGCGTTGTATATGAAATATGGCGTTTGGATGATAGGCTCGACTGGGCGCTACAACTATGCGTTGGCAGGTCCGCGCATGAGATTTGTACACTCAATGGAGACCTCCTTTTTCCCACCAGCCGAGGCCGGGGACACCAGCGCCTGGACGGACCCGACGCGGCTGCCAATAAAGGCTTGGAGTCCGTTCGAATCGCTTGAATACGCTCAGTATCAGGTTGCCATGACATTTGACCGATTGCGTGTCATGGCGTTTGACCACGCGCTTGATTTTTCCCCCTGCGCCTTACTGCTGCTCATCGGGTTGCTGGTTGGGCTTAGGCTGTCGCCACTACTTCATGGTGAGCGAATCAAAATCGTCGTCTTTGGGCTTGTCGTGTACGCTAGCGGTTACGCGCTAATTTACGTCGAAGCCCGTCACCTGCTGCCCATTGCATACTGGCTCATCGTTGCCAGCGTGTGGCTCATCCTAGCGATTGGAGCCAACTGGAAGCACGTTACGCCCCGATTACAGGCCGTTTTGGTCGGGTTGGTCATGATTTCCTTTGCCTGGCGTCCGGCTCAAGCGTTGGTTCAGGGGGCATTGGGACAGGATGCTGGACTTCAAGTGTGCCAAGGTTTGTATCGGGCAGCGCAGGCCCTGAAGGTACAGCTTGGCGTCGGAGGCCGCATTGCTTCCAACCAAGAATGGCACCGTTCTTTGTATCTCACGTACTTTCTCGGTGGGAGATACTATGGCGTTGCCCCGGAGGGCGCGTCACCCGAAGCCGTTGCCGAGGCATTGAACACTTACAACGTAGATTACTACTTCGTTTGGGCGGATGCGCCAGGACGGTTTCCAGAGGTTTCGTGGGGAGAGGAAATTACCGGGGGGCAGGACGCTTGGTTGCGGATTTATCAGGCGCGCCCTGGCTCAAGCAATATCCACTGATGGTCCGTTGTTTGGAAATCAATCTTTGTGTAGCTGTGCGTCAGCAGGGATGGTCCATATTTGACGAGGAACGAAAGGATATTGAGAACGCGCTCCTGGGGTTGTCCATGCGGGGTAAGCGCAGTGATGGCGCGCTCAATCTGGCGGGTTCGTGCCGCGTCGCGCTGGGCGTAGCTCGCAAAGAAGCGCTGTTCCAGTCCGTTGAGTTGGTGGAATATCTTCTCTCTTCCCCGGTCAAGTGCCTCAGCTAGCGATGGATCGGCTTCATGTAATAACTGTTTGAGGCGGTCGAGTTGTGCGCCAAAAGACACCTTCACTTCGTTGACGTATTCGATGATTTGGGCGTCATTTGACTGTAGGGCCGCGCGACGCAGCAGCTCTGGCTTGCCGAGCGCGGCCGCGTCGGGCGTGAGGCCAAGTTTGGCGAAAACTTTGGCATGACGCTGCTCGACGAGCGTGACGCTTGCGCGCGGCCACCGGATTGGTGACTGGATGCCGACTGCCTCATAAATGATTTCAGACTGGCTCAGGTATGCCATTTCAGCCGGGCCGACGACCTGGACGACAGTTGGAAAGAGCGTATCTTGAATCACCGGGCGCAGGAGCGCACTTGGCGTCAAGCGCAGTGGCTCAGCACGTAAGATGCGCAGCAGGTCTTCCTTCGTATAGCTTGTTTCAACGTTGGACTTCGGCCGAAAGCGGTATCCGTCGAGTACGAGGGGTGTGCGGTTGCCGTCTATGTCGAGAAACAGTGTCGTTGAGGATGGGATGACACTGACTTGTGGCGACTTACCCTGCGCCTGGTAGGCTTGCGCTTGCTGAACGAGCCGGTTGGTGATGTCTGGTGTGCGCTGAATGATGGCTTCAAATACGGGCTGGGTGATGGTGCGCAGCCGCTCGTCGCGTGGATCAACGATAATCAACCCGAATGGCGCGAACAGTCGGTGCAGCCAGTGCGCAAAGGCGTCGCACCATTTGCGGCCGGGAAGGTAGCTAGCACGTAAATCCTCAAAAATACCGCTAGTGAATTCTGTCGTGGGTAGCGCGGATGCAAGCGTGTTGAGCATTTGCTCGATGCTTGCATCAAGTTCGACTTCGCCAACCGCCGGGTGTCCCACAAAAGACGGGCGACAGGTCAGCGTTTGCAGCGTGCCATCGGGTGCAAGGATTGTTGTTTGCTCGACTTCGTCAAAATCGTGGTCCTCAGAAGCCATCCAAAAGACTGGCACGCTGCTTTGGCCACGTTGCGCAAGGTTTTGGGCTAGCTTGATGGCCGTCAGAATTTTCCAAATGGTCAGCGCAGGTCCGCCCAAGAGTCCGGCTTGTTGTCCGGTGACGATGGCGACCGTGGACGCTTCGGCCAGCCGGTCAAGGTTCGCCAGGGTCTGTGGCGCCGCCTGCCAGCGAAGGTTTTGTTCCTGGAGTGCCGTGCTAAGTGTTTGGCGAGTCAAGGGTGGGTAGCGGGCTAAACGGTGAGCCGCCGCCGTCGTGAGGGTCTGTTCCAGCGTGGAAAGGGAAGGCATTTAGTGGTTCGTTTCAGGTCGGGCGATTGGGGTGTGGTCGCTGAGGAGTCTGGGGCCGGAGCGGCCGCGCATGTGGATTATGAGCAGAAGGCTATGCACATCAAGCGTTTACTGCCGCTGGACGGCCCGCGCAAGAAAAAAAGTGGCAGCCGCGAAAAAAAACGAAAAAAAGCTATTGACAGTTTTTCGAAAACGGGTAAAGTAACAGTTCCCCGGCGGTCCCGGGGGAAGCAACAGAATGGGTTCTTTGAAAGCTAAACAAAGGTAGTGCGATATGTATCGCGCGTCGTCAAGTTTTGAGTTTTGTTCTTTGTAAGGAAATCAAACTGAGAGTTTGATCCTGGCTCAGAATCAACGCTGGCGGCATGCCTAACACATGCAAGTCGAACGAGAAAGTCCTTCGGGGCGAGTAAAGTGGCGCACGGGTGAGTAACGCGTGGGTTATCTACCTCTGGGTGGGGAATAACTCGGGGAAACTCGAGCTAATACCGCATAATACGGCAACGTCAAAGCAGCAATGCGCCTGGAGATGAGCCTGCGTCCGATTAGCTAGTTGGCGGGGTAATGGCCCACCAAGGCAACGATCGGTAGCCGGCCTGAGAGGGCGGTCGGCCACACTGGCACTGAAATACGGGCCAGACTCCTACGGGAGGCAGCAGTGAGGAATTTTGGGCAATGGGCGAAAGCCTGACCCAGCAATGCCGCGTGAACGATGAAGTCTTTCGGGATGTAAAGTTCGCAAGCAGGAGAAGAATCAATGACGGTATCCTGTGTAAGCCCCGGCTAACTACGTGCCAGCAGCCGCGGTAATACGTAGGGGGCAAGCGTTGTTCGGATTTACTGGGCGTAAAGGGCGCGTAGGCGGCGCGTAAAGTCGGACATGAAATCACTGGGCTCAACCCAGCGGCTGTGTCCGATACTTGCGTGCTTGGAGTGCGGGAGAGGCAATCGGAATTCTCGGTGTAGCGGTGAAATGCGTAGATATCGAGAGGAACTCCAGTGACGAAGGTGGGTTGCTGGACCGACACTGACGCTGAGGCGCGAAAGCTAGGGGAGCAAACGGGATTAGATACCCCGGTAGTCCTAGCCCTAAACGATGAATACTTGGTGTGCGAGTTATCTAGTACTCGCGTGTCGTAGCTAACGCGATAAGTATTCCGCCTGGGGAGTATGGTCGCAAGATTGAAACTCAAAGGAATTGACGGGGACCCGCACAAGCGGTGGAGCATGTGGTTTAATTCGACGCAACGCGAAGAACCTTACCTGAGTTCAAGATACGGTGAAGCGCTGGAATCGGCGTGGCCGGGCAACCGGAGCTGTATCAGGTGCTGCATGGCTGTCGTCAGCTCGTGTCGTGAGATGTTGGGTTAAGTCCCGCAACGAGCGCAACCCTTGTCACCAGTTGCTAGCAGTTCGGCTGAGTACTTTGGTGAGACCGCTGATGATGAATCAGAGGAAGGTGGGGATGACGTCAAGTCCTCATGGCCCTTACGCTCAGGGCTACACACGTGCTACAATGGTGAATAACAAAGAGATGCAATCCCGCGAGGGCAAGCGAACCTCATAAATTTCACCTCAGTTCGGATTGCAGTCTGCAACTCGACTGCATGAAGCTGGAATCGCTAGTAATCGCAGATCAGCATGCTGCGGTGAATACGTTCCCGGGTCTTGTACACACCGCCCGTCACATCACGAAAGTAGATTGCACTAGAAGTGGCTGAGCTGACCGCAAGGAGGCAGGTTACAACGGTGTGGTCTATGATTGGGGTGAAGTCGTAACAAGGTAGCTGTAGGAGAACCTGTGGCTGGATCACCTCCTTTCTAGATTCGGAACTTGAACCTTTGTTTAGCTTTGAATGAATGCTTTTTGGGTCTGTAGCTCAGGTGGTTAGAGCGCACGCCTGATAAGCGTGAGGTCAGTAGTTCAAGTCTACTCAGACCCACTTCGGGGGCGTAGCTCAGCTGGTAGAGCGTTGGCTTTGCAAGCCAAAAGTCAGCGGTTCGAGTCCGCTCGTCTCCACTTGAGATTGCTGTTTGACAATTTGGATGACAAGTGTTGAGTTCGTACTCGACAAATTTTGTGGTTAAGTAAGTAAGGGCGCTTGGTGGATGCCTTGGCGCATACAGGCGATGAAGGACGTGACTAGCTGCGATAAGCCTCGTGGAGCCGCAAGTAGGCAGTGATACGGGGATTTCCGAATGGGGTAACCCAGCCTCGTTGAGGCTAGCTCTGAAAAGAGCGGCGAACCCAGGGAAGTGAACCATCTCAGTACCTGGAGGAAAAGAAAACAATCGTGATTCCCTGAGTAGCGGCGAGCGAAACGGGAACAGCCTAAACCAGTCACTTGTGATTGGGGTTGTGGGGGTGCTTTGGGCGCAAGCCGGAAAGTTACCAAACAAAGTGTTAGCCGAAATGCTTGGAAAAGCATGCCATAGGACGTGATAGCCGTGTAAGCAAAAACACTTTGTCTTTCTTGAGGCACTACCCGAGTAACGCGGGACACGTGAGATCTTGCGTGAATCTGGGAGAACCATCTCCTAAGGCTAAATACTCGTATGCGACCGATAGTGAACTAGTACCGTGAGGGAAAGGTGAAAAGAACCCCGGTGAGGGGAGTGAAATAGATCCTGAAACCAGGCGCTTACAAGCAGTGGGAGGGCTACGTGCCTGACCTCGTGCCTTTTGCATAATGAGCTGGCTAGTGAATGTCACGAGCAAGGTTAAGCGATAAGCGAGCCGTAGCGAAAGCGAGTCTTAACAGGGCGTTGAGTTCGTGGCATTCGGACGTGAAGCGGATTGATCTATTCTTGGCCAGGTTGAAGCGTAGGTAAAACTACGTGGAGGACCGAACCAGTGTTGGTTGAAAACAACTTGGATGAGCTGAGAATAGGGGTGAAAGGCCAATCAAAATCCGTGATAGCTCGTTCTCCCCGAAATATCTTTAGGGATAGCCTCAAGTATATTCACGAGCGGTAAAGCACTATTTGAGCTAGGGGCCTTACCGGGTTACCAAACTCAGAGAAACTCTGAATGCTCGTGAGGTGAGCTTGGGAGTCAGACAGTGGGGGCTAAGCTCCATTGTCGAGAGGGAAACAGCCCAGATCAATGGCTAAGGTCCCGAAGTTGCAGCTAAGTGGGAAAGGATGTGAAAACGCTCAGACAGCTAGGAGGTTGGCTTAGAAGCAGCCATCCTTTAAAGAAAGCGTAATAGCTCACTAGTCGAGTATTTTTGCACCGATAATGTAACGGGGCTCAAGCTGCACACCGAAGCCTTGAACTCGTCAGAGTGGTAGGGGAGCATTCTCGAACTGCGAAGCCGAACTGAGAAGTCGGATGG
It contains:
- the bshC gene encoding bacillithiol biosynthesis cysteine-adding enzyme BshC codes for the protein MPSLSTLEQTLTTAAAHRLARYPPLTRQTLSTALQEQNLRWQAAPQTLANLDRLAEASTVAIVTGQQAGLLGGPALTIWKILTAIKLAQNLAQRGQSSVPVFWMASEDHDFDEVEQTTILAPDGTLQTLTCRPSFVGHPAVGEVELDASIEQMLNTLASALPTTEFTSGIFEDLRASYLPGRKWCDAFAHWLHRLFAPFGLIIVDPRDERLRTITQPVFEAIIQRTPDITNRLVQQAQAYQAQGKSPQVSVIPSSTTLFLDIDGNRTPLVLDGYRFRPKSNVETSYTKEDLLRILRAEPLRLTPSALLRPVIQDTLFPTVVQVVGPAEMAYLSQSEIIYEAVGIQSPIRWPRASVTLVEQRHAKVFAKLGLTPDAAALGKPELLRRAALQSNDAQIIEYVNEVKVSFGAQLDRLKQLLHEADPSLAEALDRGREKIFHQLNGLEQRFFASYAQRDAARTRQIERAITALTPHGQPQERVLNILSFLVKYGPSLLTHSYTKIDFQTTDHQWILLEPGRA
- a CDS encoding FHA domain-containing protein, with translation MKLVLMHLTGRQSGERVTVSDTSFLIGRDHSVCRLCFSDQDEGISRRHAEVAWCNGVLTVADVGSTYGTFVNGQRIHSPTPIQVGDVIQLSAGGPSLQVVSFDPVAPPEPMPAVPPPAVRATPALTNPDMGTVNGSYASSTLEPSAPSSESAYLELLNGSAPSRFTLSAEATLIGRDEGSHILLDARQFPTVSRRHAVIERKGDAYFVRDLGSFNGTLVDGYRIAAPAQLRPGALIEIGLGGAQFRFVVPGSETTGGAAQGSSPAVEHTVVLAPQTTTQKIQEAKNFVTRKAFAQGKTPGRLTVGRSSDNDIQLDVLQISKRHAVFGRDAQGWTLEDMGSTNGVYVNGQRITRCRLRANDIVQIGPVLFRLEPDGIAVFDTRSRARIDVVNLTKEVRDRHGAGTIRLLDQICLSIPANEFVGLLGPSGAGKSTLMDALNGMRPADQGLVLINGLSLYDNINCFKQSIGYVPQDDIIHRELTVERTLYYVAKMRLSSDTSDEEIERIIAEVLDVTGLTTRRAVPVGQLSGGQRKRVSIAVELVTKPGIIFLDEPTSGLDPGTEEKVMHLFRRIALGGHSVILTTHAMENVKLFDKIVVLMRGRLVWFGPPAEALTYFNIPSIKELFDTLGDPNRDDLAIEWQRKFAASAAYQKYVVKSLSELSQKPPVAARPAVNDLTFFQSLRQMAVLSGRYGRVLLADRLNLAILFGQAPIIALLTALAVGSDWTRDFPYFVLSLSAIWFGCSNAAREIIKEASVYKRERMVNLGIFPYVGSKLLMLTVIGLVQIALLYGMTAVLESVPGPPWLLFLYLLLSHLVGIAMGLSISALVRTSEMATSLVPLVLIPQILFGGLLLPNEGVAKAVSVVMPAMWSYDALKRVGVEQAQLGVLRGPDGEDDPNGEIGRIKEENRRSADRFKSDLEAYRRRQQERLDAYKTDLEDFLRVGGARPTMPVLEKEPVAPDITYPPVDKARFVGFLNDFGSLAFDFAVLVGMFVLLMALTMTALRFKDVL